GTTGGCCACAAACCGAAAAAACAGATTGCATTCCTCCCTGTCAATGGGCGTGTATCCCACCTCATCCACAATCACCAACGCGGATTTGTAATAACTCCGACCCTTTCCAGGACGCCCCGCCTCATGATCCTTCCTCAGCTTACCGATCAGATCCTCCATGGTGGTGAAGTAAATGCTCAACCCCGACTGGCACGCCTTGATGGCCAAAGCCACAGCCAGGTGCGTCTTGCCCACGCCCGGAGGCCCCAGAAAGATCACGTTGCCGTTCTGCCTCACAAAGGTCAGATCAAACAGGGACATGACTTTTTGTCGGTCCAGTTGGGGCTGGAAGGTAAAATCAAACTCCTCGATCCCCTTGATGAACGGCAGCCCCGAGATTTTCAGGGCGGTCTCCACCCTC
The genomic region above belongs to Desulfatibacillum aliphaticivorans DSM 15576 and contains:
- the istB gene encoding IS21-like element helper ATPase IstB yields the protein MSDSLVLDRIESNLARLRLPRIREILDGATETAQAQSKSYLSFLDDLLEEEVAQKEQRRVETALKISGLPFIKGIEEFDFTFQPQLDRQKVMSLFDLTFVRQNGNVIFLGPPGVGKTHLAVALAIKACQSGLSIYFTTMEDLIGKLRKDHEAGRPGKGRSYYKSALVIVDEVGYTPIDREECNLFFRFVANRYEKASTVVTSNKAFSDWTELFHDPVIVTAILDRLLHHSAVINIKGNSFRLKGRIGKEVAPRSEKE